A genomic segment from Portunus trituberculatus isolate SZX2019 chromosome 14, ASM1759143v1, whole genome shotgun sequence encodes:
- the LOC123503786 gene encoding LOW QUALITY PROTEIN: protein ZBED8-like (The sequence of the model RefSeq protein was modified relative to this genomic sequence to represent the inferred CDS: inserted 1 base in 1 codon), giving the protein MNLSQHQYHFNGTVMASNKKRNYDDNYLDFGFTSITDKGVVKPQCVICHKILTAESLRPSKLRLHLETKHPQHVGKDRSFFSRQELNMKRQRLDASGSFHQQNAAVVEASFLVALEIAKKKKPHTIGEELILPCAKTMVKLVLGEKSAEKLNAISLSNNTVQRRISQISDDIREQVIQEIKRAGLFSIQLDESTDVQSCSQLLAFVRYVHDEDLKEEFLFCEPLEQSTKGEDVMQKLTEFFESEGLDWGNLCGICTDGAPAMLGSQSGFVTRVIQKAPNXYPLHCMIHRQALASKTLPSELQDTLNTIIKTVNFVKGSALNTRLFKRLCQDMDAAHETLLFHTAVRWLSKGNVVQRVFELREEISLFLRIQNKQDLLSAWSADSFEIRLAYLVDIFRQLNTLNLELQGKGSLIIDFVDKIKAFIRKMENWRRKVGMGNLAMLETVSEIVEKCDAATQNLITQHLEALEGV; this is encoded by the exons ATGAACTTAAGCCAACATCAATACCACTTTAATG GTACAGTGATGGCTTCTAATAAGAAACGCAACTATGATGACAACTACCTGGATTTTGGATTTACAAGCATCACTGATAAAGGTGTAGTGAAGCCTCAGTGTGTGATTTGTCACAAAATACTCACAGCTGAATCACTAAGGCCCAGTAAGCTTAGATTACATCTGGAAACCAAGCATCCTCAACATGTTGGCAAAGATCGTTCCTTCTTTAGTCGACAAGAATTGAACATGAAGAGACAGCGACTTGATGCCAGTGGTTCCTTTCATCAACAAAATGCTGCCGTAGTGGAGGCATCATTTCTTGTAGCCCttgaaatagcaaagaaaaagaagcctcACACAATTGGGGAGGAATTAATTTTGCCATGTGCCAAAACAATGGTAAAGCTTGTTTTGGGTGAgaaaagtgctgaaaagctgaATGCTATTTCACTCTCAAATAATACAGTGCAACGCCGAATCTCCCAAATATCTGATGACATCAGAGAGCAGGTGATACAGGAAATCAAAAGAGCTGGATTATTCAGTATTCAACTCGATGAGTCCACTGACGTCCAGTCCTGCTCACAACTCCTGGCTTTTGTAAGGTATGTTCATGATGAGGATCTGAAGGAGGAATTCTTGTTTTGTGAGCCTCTTGAACAATCTACAAAAGGTGAAGATGTAATGCAGAAACTTACAGAATTCTTTGAATCTGAAGGTCTTGACTGGGGCAATCTTTGTGGGATATGCACAGACGGGGCTCCAGCCATGTTGGGTTCTCAGTCAGGTTTTGTTACAAGAGTTATACAAAAAGCACCAA GCTATCCTCTTCACTGCATGATCCACAGGCAAGCTCTTGCATCAAAAACGCTACCCTCAGAATTACAGGACACTCTGAATACAATTATAAAGACAGTTAACTTTGTAAAAGGTAGTGCTCTTAACACACGCCTTTTCAAGAGACTCTGCCAAGATATGGATGCAGCTCATGAGACCCTCCTATTTCATACAGCAGTTCGCTGGCTATCAAAAGGAAATGTAGTTCAACGTGTATTTGAGCTCAGAGAAGagatcagcctctttctcagaaTACAGAACAAGCAAGATTTGCTGTCAGCATGGTCTGCAGATAGCTTCGAAATACGGCTAGCCTATCTTGTTGACATATTTAGACAGTTGAACACACTGAACCTGGAACTCCAAGGGAAAGGAAGCTTGATAATCGATTTTGTGGACAAAATCAAAGCTTTCATTCGTAAGATGGAGAATTGGAGGCGCAAAGTTGGAATGGGAAACTTGGCAATGCTGGAGACAGTGTCAGAAATTGTAGAGAAGTGTGATGCTGCTACGCAGAACTTGATTACCCAACATCTTGAGGCCTTGGAAGGAGTTTAA